A section of the Candidatus Omnitrophota bacterium genome encodes:
- a CDS encoding ferredoxin family protein has product MAHIVAEPCVKCKYTDCVAVCPVDCFHEDAEMLVIDPEVCIDCGACIPECPVQAIFTQDDLPEKWKNYTEINIQKSKTLPVITEKKEPLGPPTK; this is encoded by the coding sequence ATGGCTCACATTGTTGCTGAACCCTGTGTTAAATGTAAATACACTGACTGCGTTGCGGTTTGCCCCGTGGACTGTTTCCATGAAGACGCCGAAATGCTGGTCATAGACCCGGAAGTTTGCATTGACTGCGGCGCTTGCATCCCGGAATGCCCCGTCCAAGCTATCTTTACCCAGGACGACCTTCCCGAAAAATGGAAGAATTACACTGAAATCAACATTCAAAAATCAAAAACTCTTCCAGTCATAACGGAAAAAAAAGAGCCCTTAGGGCCGCCAACAAAGTAA
- a CDS encoding DUF6787 family protein, producing MKFIERLKTKWDIKKSSDILAILAAFSLAGSTEAMVLKPLLHDFLAPLSKVALGLRIFIYIGIFLPIYQVLLLIYGILLGQSKFFIGRQKTLFLLIWAGCQKLVSKLKHVKH from the coding sequence ATGAAATTTATCGAACGCCTTAAAACAAAATGGGATATTAAGAAATCTTCCGATATTCTGGCGATCCTTGCCGCCTTCTCTTTGGCCGGATCAACGGAAGCCATGGTCTTAAAACCACTTTTACATGATTTCCTTGCCCCGCTATCAAAAGTGGCGCTGGGGCTTAGGATATTTATTTATATTGGGATATTTTTACCGATTTACCAAGTTTTGCTTTTAATTTATGGGATTCTTTTGGGACAATCGAAGTTTTTTATTGGAAGACAAAAAACGTTGTTTCTACTGATTTGGGCAGGTTGCCAAAAGCTCGTTTCGAAATTAAAACACGTAAAGCATTAA
- a CDS encoding DUF420 domain-containing protein has protein sequence MTVHLPTINASLNALAGIFLFLGWRAIRKGDQAGHKKFMICALITSMVFLVSYITYHALSSGPTRYHGQGILRWIYFFILGTHTPLAALVVPCSIAAVWQAIRGNLTLHTKITKWLLPVWMYVSVTGVIIYLMLYVF, from the coding sequence ATGACTGTGCATCTTCCAACAATTAATGCGAGCCTGAATGCCTTGGCGGGCATTTTTTTGTTTTTGGGGTGGAGAGCTATTCGAAAAGGCGACCAAGCCGGCCATAAGAAATTCATGATCTGTGCTTTGATAACCTCAATGGTATTTCTGGTGTCTTATATAACCTATCATGCTTTATCGTCGGGGCCGACACGCTATCACGGGCAAGGGATTTTGCGCTGGATCTATTTCTTTATTTTAGGGACGCATACGCCGCTGGCGGCTTTGGTTGTTCCGTGCAGTATTGCGGCGGTTTGGCAGGCGATCCGCGGGAATTTAACGTTGCATACAAAGATCACAAAGTGGCTTTTACCGGTATGGATGTATGTTTCGGTGACAGGAGTGATTATTTATTTAATGCTTTACGTGTTTTAA